A section of the Aminiphilus circumscriptus DSM 16581 genome encodes:
- a CDS encoding cupin domain-containing protein produces MTTRSLLRSELLTGNLDDLPAHILSSLAPEATKRMVFAPGRHWDDYVLRYFTLPPGCATPSHRHEWEHLVVVLRGRGRMTVEDVRISLDQGAWGYVPSGAEHVFENSGEEEEFAYLCIAPVEADPHAIKTLRRTPSKERRDFGGGGFF; encoded by the coding sequence ATGACGACCCGATCTCTCCTTCGCTCGGAACTCCTGACGGGCAATCTCGACGACCTGCCCGCCCATATCCTTTCCTCTCTTGCGCCGGAGGCCACGAAACGAATGGTCTTTGCCCCGGGGCGCCATTGGGACGACTATGTGCTGCGCTATTTCACCCTGCCTCCCGGCTGTGCAACGCCCTCCCACCGGCACGAGTGGGAACATCTGGTGGTCGTTCTCCGCGGGCGAGGCAGGATGACGGTGGAGGACGTGCGGATATCGCTGGACCAGGGAGCCTGGGGCTATGTCCCCTCCGGGGCGGAGCATGTCTTCGAGAATTCCGGCGAGGAAGAAGAATTTGCCTATCTCTGCATCGCCCCCGTCGAGGCGGATCCTCACGCCATCAAGACGCTGCGCAGAACTCCTTCCAAGGAACGGCGGGATTTCGGAGGCGGAGGGTTCTTCTGA
- the pruA gene encoding L-glutamate gamma-semialdehyde dehydrogenase: MNGVVVVPPPKNEPVLSYAPGSLEREALRRSLKELRSLHLEIPLVIGGKEIRTGRLGEIRIPHEHGTVLATYHKAGPEELRQAVEASRAAWETWSRTPWHHRASVFLRAAELISGPYRMTLNAATMLGQSKTAHQAEIEAACELSDFLRFGVHNMRQIYSVQPGHQGEGAWNRLDYRPLEGFVFAISPFNFTAIGGNLSASPALMGNTILWKPASTGVFSSHFVMRVFLEAGLPDGVINFLPGDSKDMELLLTHPDLAGVHFTGSTGAFRRIWKTVAANIETYKNYPRLVGETGGKDFAMVHASADPQVVATALVRGAFEYQGQKCSATSRAYIPKSLWGSVEEELHSQLSRVKVGDIEDFGNFMGAVIDKTSYETLRSSIAYAKNHQDATIVHGGTCDDSRGFFVEPTVILTTDPKFRLMEEELFGPVLTVYLYDDEKYEETLRLCDATSPYGLTGSIFATDRQAILAAEDLLRHAAGNFYINDKTTGAMVGDQPFGGARASGTNDKVGASYNLLRWTSLRTIKELLLPPRDFTYPFLQSE, translated from the coding sequence ATGAACGGAGTTGTTGTCGTTCCGCCGCCGAAAAACGAACCGGTCCTTTCCTACGCGCCCGGCTCCCTGGAGCGGGAAGCCCTGCGTCGTTCACTGAAGGAGCTGCGCTCTCTGCATCTTGAAATTCCTCTCGTGATCGGCGGAAAAGAAATCCGCACCGGAAGACTGGGGGAAATTCGAATTCCCCACGAACATGGCACAGTGCTCGCCACTTATCACAAGGCGGGCCCGGAGGAACTCCGGCAGGCCGTGGAGGCTTCCCGGGCGGCATGGGAAACATGGTCCAGAACTCCCTGGCACCACAGGGCCTCCGTATTCCTCCGCGCCGCGGAGCTGATCTCCGGACCCTACCGCATGACACTGAACGCGGCGACGATGCTCGGACAGAGCAAGACCGCCCACCAGGCGGAAATCGAAGCCGCGTGCGAACTCTCGGATTTTCTTCGCTTCGGCGTGCACAACATGCGTCAGATCTATTCGGTCCAGCCCGGCCATCAGGGAGAAGGCGCCTGGAACAGGCTCGACTACCGCCCTCTCGAGGGATTCGTCTTCGCCATCAGCCCCTTCAATTTCACCGCCATCGGCGGCAATCTCTCCGCATCGCCGGCTCTCATGGGCAACACGATCCTCTGGAAACCCGCTTCCACGGGCGTTTTTTCCTCCCACTTCGTCATGCGGGTCTTCCTTGAAGCGGGGCTTCCGGACGGAGTCATCAACTTCCTCCCCGGCGACTCCAAGGACATGGAGCTGCTGCTGACCCATCCCGATCTCGCGGGAGTCCACTTCACCGGCTCCACCGGGGCTTTCCGGCGGATCTGGAAAACCGTGGCGGCGAACATCGAAACCTACAAAAACTACCCTCGCCTCGTGGGCGAAACCGGAGGAAAGGATTTCGCCATGGTGCACGCGTCGGCGGACCCGCAGGTCGTGGCAACCGCACTCGTCCGGGGCGCCTTCGAATACCAGGGGCAGAAATGTTCCGCCACGTCCCGGGCCTACATCCCGAAATCCCTCTGGGGAAGCGTCGAGGAGGAGCTGCACTCCCAGCTCTCCCGCGTCAAGGTGGGCGATATCGAGGATTTCGGAAATTTCATGGGCGCGGTGATCGACAAAACATCCTATGAGACGCTTCGCTCGAGCATCGCCTACGCGAAAAACCACCAGGACGCGACAATCGTCCACGGGGGTACCTGTGACGACAGCAGAGGATTCTTCGTGGAACCCACGGTGATCCTCACGACGGACCCGAAATTCCGCCTCATGGAGGAGGAACTCTTCGGCCCCGTGCTGACTGTCTATCTCTACGACGACGAAAAATACGAGGAAACGCTCCGCCTCTGCGACGCCACATCTCCCTACGGATTGACGGGAAGCATCTTCGCCACGGACCGACAGGCCATCCTTGCCGCGGAGGATCTTCTGCGCCATGCGGCAGGCAATTTCTACATCAACGACAAGACCACCGGCGCCATGGTGGGAGACCAGCCCTTCGGCGGCGCACGCGCCTCGGGGACCAACGACAAGGTCGGGGCATCCTACAACCTGCTTCGCTGGACATCCCTGCGCACCATCAAGGAACTGCTTCTTCCGCCCAGGGATTTCACCTATCCTTTTCTTCAGAGCGAGTAA
- a CDS encoding uridine kinase, translated as MALQRDRDGKRLHVKSKLMGESLVSKRFVESLPLAPQVRLFPDVHVLKVGGQSICDRGVKALPGIIREITANKTEHKMLLTTGGGTRSRHIYAIGLELGMPTGIIAKFGSSVSEQNALLVAMLLSPWGGIKIGHDEIVKLSTYFSQGCIPVMHGMPPYDYFAIPPETGRIPVYRTDVGTILLADLIGARSCIFIKDEKGLFTDDPKKDPKATFIPEIGAKTLLDKDQDDLVVERPCLEILQRSEVLEHIQIVNGMEEGNITRALAGEHVGTRIFRE; from the coding sequence ATGGCTTTGCAGCGGGACCGAGACGGCAAACGTCTTCACGTGAAGAGCAAACTCATGGGGGAAAGCCTCGTGAGCAAACGCTTCGTGGAATCTCTCCCCCTGGCACCTCAGGTACGCCTCTTTCCCGACGTGCACGTTCTCAAGGTCGGCGGGCAGTCCATCTGCGACCGTGGGGTGAAAGCCCTGCCGGGCATCATCCGGGAAATCACGGCCAATAAGACGGAACACAAGATGCTTCTCACCACCGGCGGAGGAACCAGGAGCCGACATATCTACGCCATCGGCCTCGAGCTGGGCATGCCCACGGGGATCATCGCGAAATTCGGCAGCTCCGTCTCGGAGCAGAACGCCCTCCTCGTGGCCATGCTCCTCTCTCCCTGGGGAGGCATCAAGATCGGCCACGACGAGATCGTGAAGCTCTCCACCTATTTCAGCCAAGGGTGCATTCCCGTCATGCACGGCATGCCCCCCTACGACTACTTCGCCATCCCTCCGGAGACGGGACGCATCCCCGTCTATCGCACGGACGTGGGAACGATTCTCCTGGCGGATCTCATTGGGGCGCGCTCCTGCATCTTCATCAAGGACGAAAAGGGGCTCTTTACGGACGATCCCAAAAAAGACCCCAAGGCGACGTTCATTCCTGAAATCGGCGCGAAAACACTCCTCGACAAGGACCAGGACGATCTGGTGGTGGAACGCCCCTGCCTGGAAATCCTTCAGCGCAGCGAGGTGCTGGAGCACATCCAGATCGTGAACGGCATGGAGGAGGGAAACATCACCAGAGCCCTCGCAGGAGAGCACGTGGGCACTCGAATCTTCCGGGAGTGA
- a CDS encoding cyclase family protein produces MFLFQATHPRGANSALLRLLALLAAFALLLVLAGNATAAEPSLSEIYRILKTKEFVDLTHAFDPDIPHWPGFPAEKRETIYWYDKGVGSVGHGFFAQVFCHVGQWGTHCDPPAHFIKGLRTIDQIDVKEMLLPLVVFDVHEQVAANPDYVLTLEDVKAWEKKHGPVPEGAFAALRTDWSKRWPDPAAMRNAGEDGTAHYPGWSLDALKYLYEERKITASGHETTDTDPGVSTSKGDYSCEAYILGQDKYQIELLANLDKVPETGALVVVTFPKPFFGSGFPARVFAILP; encoded by the coding sequence ATGTTCCTCTTCCAAGCCACGCATCCTCGCGGGGCAAACAGCGCGCTCTTGCGGCTTCTCGCTCTGCTGGCGGCTTTTGCCCTTCTGCTTGTCCTCGCGGGAAACGCCACCGCGGCGGAGCCTTCCCTCTCGGAGATCTACCGGATCCTCAAGACAAAGGAGTTCGTCGATCTCACCCACGCCTTCGATCCGGACATCCCCCACTGGCCGGGCTTTCCCGCGGAGAAACGCGAGACCATCTACTGGTACGACAAGGGCGTCGGCTCCGTGGGGCACGGCTTTTTCGCCCAGGTCTTCTGCCACGTGGGACAGTGGGGAACGCACTGCGATCCTCCCGCGCATTTCATCAAGGGACTGCGTACCATCGACCAGATCGACGTGAAGGAGATGCTGCTTCCCCTCGTGGTGTTCGACGTGCACGAACAGGTCGCGGCCAATCCCGACTACGTGCTCACCCTTGAGGACGTGAAAGCCTGGGAAAAGAAACACGGCCCGGTTCCCGAGGGAGCCTTCGCGGCACTGCGCACCGACTGGTCCAAGCGCTGGCCCGACCCGGCGGCCATGCGCAATGCCGGAGAAGACGGAACCGCCCACTATCCGGGCTGGAGTCTCGACGCACTGAAGTACCTCTACGAGGAGCGGAAGATCACCGCCTCCGGCCACGAGACCACCGACACCGATCCGGGCGTCTCCACCTCCAAGGGAGACTACTCCTGCGAGGCCTACATCCTCGGCCAGGACAAATACCAGATCGAACTGCTCGCCAACCTGGACAAGGTCCCCGAGACAGGCGCCCTCGTGGTGGTCACATTCCCCAAGCCCTTCTTCGGCTCGGGATTCCCCGCCAGGGTTTTCGCCATTCTGCCCTAG
- a CDS encoding dipeptidase, which produces MNKRRPSTALLLPLLLLFLATAGEGCTTILVTKGATTDGSVMVSHSDDNDLMDQRILYIPARKFAPGAMRSVYCTAAAMGEFPQYNAFVYPRMVTAERGPGYDTGGPLSVPLGRIPQVAETYAYFDGSYGIMNEHQLMFGECTDGAKVSPEPEPGKRILYSAELSRIALERCRTAREAIRLIGELIETYGLYGTGETLPVADTEEGWVIEMAPSPEGTGGLWVAKKVPDGEIFVAANQFRIREVDPDDPDMMYSKNLHEVAQKHGWWKPEEGKLDWLKTVSLGEYNHPYYSLRRVWRVFSLVAPSKNFSPWVEDGYTREYPFSVKPDRKLSVRDVMRLHRDHYEGTEFDLTQGVAAGPFGYPDRFYGPYDGAGDVGDPSRKLDGAWERPLSVTYCGYVFVNQARGWLPAPIGGRMWLGLDKPSDTVFLPFHVGVNGLPRSVEVCDTTKFSRESAWWTINFLANYAGLKYSYMHKEIAALQEQLETAFLANLEIVERKALDLHRTDPAKARKFLTDFGERNTAETLAKWWDLAEELIVKYNDGLLTEGGRIGQPLGYPREWLETTSWPSGPTTYEQPKGK; this is translated from the coding sequence ATGAACAAAAGAAGACCTTCCACCGCGCTGCTCCTGCCGTTGCTGTTGCTCTTTCTTGCCACGGCCGGAGAGGGATGCACCACCATTCTCGTCACGAAGGGGGCCACCACCGACGGATCGGTCATGGTCTCCCACTCGGACGACAACGATCTCATGGACCAGCGCATTCTCTACATCCCGGCCCGGAAATTCGCCCCCGGTGCCATGCGGAGCGTCTACTGCACCGCCGCGGCCATGGGCGAGTTTCCCCAGTACAATGCGTTCGTTTATCCCCGCATGGTCACTGCAGAAAGAGGCCCCGGTTACGATACGGGAGGCCCCTTGTCCGTCCCCCTCGGCCGGATTCCCCAGGTGGCCGAGACCTACGCTTACTTCGACGGCAGCTACGGCATCATGAACGAACACCAGCTCATGTTCGGGGAGTGCACCGACGGCGCGAAGGTCTCCCCGGAGCCCGAGCCGGGCAAGCGGATCCTCTACTCCGCCGAACTCTCCCGCATCGCCCTGGAGCGCTGCCGCACCGCCCGGGAGGCCATCCGCCTCATCGGCGAACTCATCGAGACCTACGGCCTGTACGGCACCGGAGAGACGCTCCCCGTGGCGGACACGGAGGAGGGATGGGTCATCGAAATGGCCCCGTCTCCCGAAGGAACGGGCGGGCTGTGGGTGGCGAAGAAAGTTCCCGACGGAGAGATCTTCGTTGCGGCGAACCAGTTCCGCATCCGGGAGGTCGATCCGGACGATCCGGACATGATGTACTCGAAAAACCTCCACGAGGTGGCGCAGAAACACGGCTGGTGGAAACCCGAGGAGGGGAAGCTCGACTGGCTGAAAACGGTGAGCCTCGGCGAATACAACCACCCCTATTACTCCCTCCGGAGAGTGTGGCGGGTGTTCTCTCTGGTTGCCCCGTCGAAAAACTTCTCTCCCTGGGTGGAGGACGGATACACCCGGGAGTATCCCTTCTCGGTCAAGCCCGACAGAAAACTCTCCGTCCGTGACGTGATGCGCCTGCACCGCGACCATTACGAAGGGACGGAGTTCGACCTCACCCAGGGCGTCGCCGCCGGCCCCTTCGGCTACCCCGACCGTTTCTACGGTCCCTACGACGGTGCGGGCGACGTGGGAGACCCCTCGCGGAAGCTCGACGGCGCGTGGGAGCGTCCCCTCTCCGTCACCTATTGCGGCTATGTTTTCGTCAACCAGGCCCGGGGATGGCTGCCCGCTCCCATCGGGGGCCGCATGTGGCTCGGCCTGGACAAACCGTCGGACACGGTGTTCCTCCCCTTTCACGTGGGAGTGAACGGACTGCCCCGCTCCGTGGAGGTCTGCGACACGACGAAATTCTCCCGGGAGAGCGCCTGGTGGACCATCAATTTCCTGGCGAACTACGCGGGACTCAAGTACAGCTATATGCACAAGGAGATCGCCGCCCTGCAGGAACAGCTCGAAACAGCCTTCCTCGCGAACCTGGAAATCGTCGAACGAAAGGCTCTCGACCTCCACCGGACAGACCCCGCGAAAGCTCGAAAGTTCCTCACGGACTTCGGGGAACGCAACACCGCGGAGACGCTGGCGAAATGGTGGGACCTCGCGGAGGAACTCATCGTGAAGTACAACGACGGGCTGCTCACGGAGGGCGGCAGGATCGGCCAGCCCCTGGGCTATCCCCGGGAATGGCTGGAGACCACATCGTGGCCTTCGGGTCCCACAACGTACGAGCAACCGAAGGGAAAGTAG
- a CDS encoding TM1266 family iron-only hydrogenase system putative regulator, whose product MEKRLAVIVILVTKKDNIRQLNLILSDYAHLILGRMGLPMRERSLSIISLIVEGTTDELGALAGKIGRLGGISVKSVLTKTKEADHGGSPEEILS is encoded by the coding sequence ATGGAGAAGAGACTGGCGGTCATCGTCATCCTCGTGACAAAGAAGGACAACATCCGACAACTGAACCTCATCCTCTCCGATTATGCCCATCTCATCCTCGGTCGCATGGGGTTGCCCATGCGTGAGCGCTCGTTGAGCATCATCTCTCTCATCGTGGAGGGAACCACCGACGAACTCGGAGCGCTTGCGGGAAAAATCGGACGGCTCGGGGGGATCTCCGTGAAATCGGTTCTGACCAAGACGAAGGAGGCCGATCATGGTGGATCCCCTGAAGAAATCCTTTCTTGA
- the hydG gene encoding [FeFe] hydrogenase H-cluster radical SAM maturase HydG produces the protein MVDPLKKSFLDVPRLRKLSRRTAPTQREVLCILEKARELKGLSVEETAALLCVDSPEMIRALLDVAGYAKETIYGRRMVLFAPLYIGNTCSNSCLYCAFRKENTRLRRAVLTADQIRTEAEMLLREGHKRIVMLCGESSDNDLDHFLSAIRTVYETRVGKNSIRRINVEIAPLDVEGFRRLKEAKIGTYICFQETYDPDLYAAYHPSGPKADYLNRLMVMDRAMEGGIDDVGLGVLFGLGDYRFEVLALMEHALHLEETFGCGPHTVSVPRIEPAEGTPFTEHIPYAVSDDDFRKIIAVIRLAMPYTGIILSTRESEGLRNELFRYGVSQISAGSRTNPGAYADAASECSGSQFSLGDHRSLDEVIETLIDQEFIPSFCTGCYRKGRVGRDFMDLAKPGLIQRFCMPNGLFTFQEYLEDFASPTVRTKGKKLIGRLVEAAHEEQRPKIVDNLRLIESGARDVYF, from the coding sequence ATGGTGGATCCCCTGAAGAAATCCTTTCTTGACGTACCCCGTCTGCGAAAACTCAGCAGGCGCACTGCACCGACGCAGCGGGAAGTGCTTTGTATCCTCGAGAAGGCAAGGGAACTCAAGGGGTTGTCGGTGGAAGAGACCGCAGCGCTCCTGTGCGTAGACTCTCCCGAGATGATCCGTGCGTTGCTCGACGTGGCGGGATATGCCAAGGAAACCATTTACGGGAGGCGCATGGTGCTTTTCGCACCGCTCTATATCGGGAACACCTGTTCGAATTCCTGTCTGTACTGCGCGTTTCGCAAGGAAAACACCCGTCTCCGGCGCGCCGTGCTCACCGCGGATCAGATCCGCACGGAAGCCGAGATGCTTCTCCGGGAAGGACACAAGCGGATCGTGATGCTCTGCGGCGAGTCGAGCGACAATGATCTCGACCATTTTCTCTCGGCCATCCGGACGGTATACGAGACTCGCGTCGGGAAAAATTCCATCCGCCGCATCAATGTGGAAATCGCCCCCCTCGATGTGGAGGGATTCCGTCGCCTGAAAGAGGCGAAAATCGGCACCTATATCTGCTTTCAGGAAACCTATGATCCGGATTTGTACGCGGCGTATCACCCGTCGGGGCCGAAAGCGGACTATCTCAACCGCCTCATGGTAATGGACCGGGCCATGGAGGGTGGCATCGATGACGTGGGTCTGGGGGTTCTCTTCGGATTGGGGGACTACCGCTTCGAAGTCCTGGCTCTGATGGAACATGCCCTTCACCTCGAAGAAACCTTCGGCTGCGGCCCGCACACGGTGAGCGTGCCGCGCATCGAGCCCGCGGAGGGAACTCCCTTCACGGAGCACATTCCCTATGCCGTGTCGGACGACGATTTCCGGAAGATCATCGCGGTGATCCGCCTCGCCATGCCCTACACGGGCATCATTCTTTCCACACGGGAATCGGAGGGGCTGCGCAACGAGCTTTTCAGGTACGGCGTCAGCCAGATCTCCGCCGGTTCGCGCACGAATCCAGGCGCCTATGCCGACGCGGCGTCGGAGTGTTCGGGAAGCCAATTCTCCCTCGGGGATCACCGCTCTCTCGACGAGGTGATCGAAACATTGATCGACCAGGAATTCATTCCTTCCTTCTGCACGGGGTGCTATCGAAAAGGGCGCGTCGGCCGGGATTTCATGGATCTCGCCAAACCGGGACTCATACAGCGATTCTGCATGCCGAACGGCCTGTTCACCTTTCAGGAATACCTGGAGGATTTTGCTTCTCCCACCGTTCGCACAAAGGGGAAAAAGCTCATCGGAAGGCTTGTGGAGGCCGCCCATGAGGAGCAGCGACCGAAGATCGTCGATAACCTGCGCCTGATCGAATCGGGTGCAAGGGATGTGTATTTCTGA
- the hydE gene encoding [FeFe] hydrogenase H-cluster radical SAM maturase HydE: protein MWGAPMNSADLRAFAEGRTLDALRGEANALCESVWGKRVFVRGLIEFSNHCARNCLYCGIRGANTRVSRYRLSSDEIVEIVREGFRLGIRTFVLQGGEDPFLSVLDHCRTVERIKDATEGTAAITLSLGIRSRSEYAALKAAGADRYLLRFETSDETLHTRLRDGVPFAARRRALDDLKELDYEVGSGFMTGLPGETEETFYENVRLCKTLELDMVGIGPFIPHPDTPLWSDAPPSLERTLRAVALVRLLLPMANMPATTAAGSIDPLGREKMLLSGANVLMPNLSPSEAKRHYLLYPGKVCLDEDGSSCLKCLRARVLRLGKELVFDRGDSRSAALRHVG from the coding sequence ATGTGGGGGGCGCCTATGAACAGCGCCGATCTGCGGGCGTTCGCCGAGGGCCGGACTCTCGACGCGCTCCGCGGCGAAGCGAACGCTCTCTGCGAATCGGTCTGGGGCAAGAGGGTCTTTGTGAGAGGACTCATCGAGTTCTCCAATCATTGCGCGAGGAACTGCCTCTACTGCGGCATCCGCGGCGCCAACACCAGGGTGTCCCGCTATCGCCTTTCCTCCGATGAAATCGTCGAAATCGTCCGGGAGGGTTTCCGCCTCGGCATTCGCACCTTCGTCCTGCAGGGAGGCGAGGATCCGTTCCTCTCGGTGCTCGATCATTGCCGCACGGTGGAGCGCATCAAGGATGCGACGGAAGGAACGGCTGCGATCACCCTGAGCCTGGGCATCCGCTCCCGGAGCGAGTACGCGGCGTTGAAAGCGGCGGGCGCCGACCGCTATCTTCTCCGTTTCGAGACGAGCGACGAGACCCTGCACACCCGCCTGCGCGACGGCGTGCCCTTCGCGGCGCGCAGGCGGGCTCTGGATGATCTGAAGGAGCTGGACTACGAAGTGGGGTCCGGTTTCATGACCGGACTGCCCGGAGAAACCGAGGAGACGTTCTACGAGAACGTTCGCCTCTGCAAGACCCTCGAACTGGACATGGTGGGCATAGGTCCCTTCATCCCCCATCCGGACACGCCGCTCTGGAGCGACGCACCTCCCTCCCTCGAAAGAACGCTCCGGGCGGTGGCGCTGGTGCGCCTGCTGCTGCCCATGGCGAACATGCCCGCCACGACCGCGGCGGGGTCCATCGATCCTCTCGGGCGAGAAAAGATGCTGCTCTCCGGCGCCAATGTGCTCATGCCCAACCTGTCCCCCTCGGAGGCGAAGCGGCACTATCTTCTCTATCCCGGCAAGGTGTGTCTGGACGAGGACGGTTCTTCCTGCCTGAAGTGCCTGAGGGCGCGCGTTCTTCGGCTGGGAAAGGAACTGGTCTTCGACCGGGGAGACTCCAGGAGTGCGGCGTTGCGCCATGTGGGATGA
- a CDS encoding lyase family protein has product MWDDVTFGPETAAALRNFGEGRTPPPLVRALAEVKLACLRAVQETERRWSPEAFAALEAACGDVASGRRNDLFRLPLFQGGAGTSLNMNMNEVLASLACAFCAGQGLETRFDPIEDINRHQSTNDVVPTAVTVALYRLLCLAEHQVIALQEALVERERRFENLLMEGRTEMQSALPITLGQVFGAWAGAVERDRWRMNKLKERIRTVPLGGTAIGTCFAAPRPYIHAAERALRSVTQLPLCRSQNLPDETAHLDKWGELANGFSLCAINLFKMCGDFLLYTSSMSGEMEHPKVQAGSSIMAAKTNPVLLEHVRGLAVHIQGEAWKVGQYVALGTLQLNSYLPHLCASLLEAGDSLVRAVSSFRLDFLGGLRVNATRMDRTLAGSLAMMNALGPKLGYHCVKRLYENGEALPASLEELVALAAEATGKAPEEIRELLSPGSLAGMNGGDA; this is encoded by the coding sequence ATGTGGGATGACGTGACGTTTGGTCCCGAAACCGCCGCCGCGCTGCGTAATTTCGGCGAAGGAAGAACGCCGCCGCCGCTCGTGAGAGCGCTGGCGGAGGTGAAGCTCGCCTGTCTCCGGGCGGTGCAGGAGACGGAGCGGCGATGGTCTCCTGAAGCCTTCGCCGCGCTCGAAGCCGCCTGCGGTGACGTGGCCTCGGGACGGAGGAACGACCTCTTTCGTCTGCCGCTCTTCCAGGGAGGGGCGGGAACGAGTCTCAACATGAACATGAACGAGGTGCTGGCCTCCCTGGCATGCGCCTTCTGTGCCGGGCAAGGCCTGGAGACGCGCTTCGATCCTATCGAGGACATCAACCGCCATCAATCGACCAACGACGTGGTGCCCACCGCCGTTACCGTCGCGCTCTACCGGCTGCTCTGTCTCGCGGAGCACCAGGTCATCGCGCTGCAGGAAGCGCTGGTGGAGCGGGAGCGGCGGTTCGAAAATCTTCTGATGGAAGGGCGCACGGAGATGCAGTCCGCGCTCCCCATCACGCTGGGGCAGGTGTTCGGTGCCTGGGCTGGGGCGGTGGAGCGCGACCGCTGGCGGATGAACAAACTGAAGGAGCGCATCCGCACCGTTCCTCTCGGCGGCACGGCCATCGGCACGTGTTTTGCCGCTCCGCGGCCGTACATCCACGCGGCGGAGCGGGCGCTCCGGTCCGTCACGCAACTGCCCCTCTGTCGAAGCCAGAACCTTCCGGACGAGACAGCGCATCTCGACAAGTGGGGGGAGCTCGCGAACGGCTTCTCCCTCTGTGCGATCAACCTGTTCAAGATGTGCGGCGATTTTCTGCTCTACACGTCGTCCATGTCCGGCGAGATGGAGCACCCCAAGGTACAGGCGGGATCGTCGATCATGGCGGCGAAGACGAACCCGGTGCTCCTCGAGCACGTGCGCGGCCTCGCGGTGCACATTCAGGGCGAGGCGTGGAAGGTAGGGCAGTACGTCGCCCTGGGGACGCTGCAGTTGAATTCCTATCTGCCCCATCTGTGCGCCTCTCTGCTGGAGGCCGGGGATTCCCTCGTTCGGGCCGTTTCTTCCTTCCGCCTCGATTTCCTCGGGGGGCTCCGGGTGAATGCGACGCGGATGGATCGCACTCTCGCGGGATCCCTCGCGATGATGAACGCCCTCGGGCCGAAGCTTGGCTACCATTGCGTCAAAAGACTGTACGAGAACGGCGAGGCTCTTCCCGCTTCCCTGGAGGAGCTTGTCGCTCTGGCGGCGGAGGCCACAGGGAAAGCCCCCGAAGAGATTCGGGAACTGCTTTCTCCCGGATCCCTCGCGGGAATGAACGGAGGCGACGCATGA